In Pseudomonas sp. MYb327, one DNA window encodes the following:
- a CDS encoding Glu/Leu/Phe/Val dehydrogenase dimerization domain-containing protein, whose protein sequence is MFALMQSTRLESLHLSVDPTTGLKAVIAIHNSRLGPALGGCRYLAYPSDESAVEDAVRLAQGMSYKAALAGLAQGGGVAVIIRPIHVSNRAALFEAFGRCINQLDGRYITAIDSGTSVADMDCIAQQTQHVTSTTSAGDPAPHAAMGVFTGIRATAMARLGSDNLEGLRVAIQGLGNVGYALAEQLHAAGAELLVSDIDHGKVQLAMEQLGAHPIANDALLSTPCDILAPCGLGGVLNSHSVTQLRCSAVAGSANNQLTHLDVADQLERRGILYAPDYVINAGGLIYVSLKHRGEELGTITAHLSKISSRLTEVFAHAQAEKRSPARVADELAEKVLYR, encoded by the coding sequence ATGTTCGCTCTCATGCAAAGCACTCGCCTTGAATCGCTGCATCTGAGCGTCGACCCGACCACCGGGTTGAAGGCGGTCATTGCCATTCATAACAGCCGTTTGGGGCCTGCCCTGGGTGGTTGTCGTTACCTTGCCTATCCCAGCGACGAATCCGCGGTCGAGGACGCAGTGCGTCTTGCCCAAGGCATGAGTTACAAGGCGGCCCTGGCCGGTCTGGCCCAGGGCGGCGGGGTGGCGGTGATTATCCGTCCGATTCATGTGTCCAACCGCGCTGCGCTCTTTGAGGCTTTCGGGCGCTGTATCAATCAGCTCGATGGGCGCTACATCACGGCCATCGACAGCGGCACTTCGGTGGCGGACATGGATTGCATCGCTCAGCAGACCCAACATGTCACCAGCACCACCTCGGCGGGCGACCCTGCTCCGCACGCGGCGATGGGGGTGTTCACCGGTATTCGCGCCACGGCGATGGCGCGGCTGGGCAGCGATAACCTCGAAGGCCTGCGCGTGGCCATTCAGGGCTTGGGCAACGTCGGCTATGCCCTGGCGGAACAGTTGCACGCCGCCGGGGCTGAACTGCTGGTCAGCGATATCGATCACGGCAAGGTGCAATTGGCGATGGAGCAACTCGGCGCGCACCCGATTGCCAACGACGCATTGCTCAGCACGCCTTGCGATATTCTCGCGCCATGTGGTTTGGGCGGGGTGCTGAACAGCCACAGCGTCACGCAACTGCGCTGCTCGGCAGTGGCAGGTTCGGCGAACAACCAATTGACTCATCTGGACGTCGCTGATCAGTTGGAGCGGCGCGGCATCCTGTATGCGCCGGACTACGTGATCAATGCCGGCGGGCTGATTTATGTTTCGCTCAAACACCGGGGCGAAGAGTTGGGAACCATCACCGCACACCTGTCGAAAATCAGTTCGCGACTCACCGAGGTGTTCGCCCACGCGCAAGCGGAAAAACGTTCGCCGGCGCGGGTGGCGGATGAATTGGCGGAGAAAGTGTTGTACCGATAG